From one Streptomyces sp. ICC1 genomic stretch:
- a CDS encoding WhiB family transcriptional regulator translates to MTELVQELLVEEADEELGWQERALCAQTDPESFFPEKGGSTREAKKVCLACEVRSECLEYALANDERFGIWGGLSERERRRLKKAAV, encoded by the coding sequence ATGACCGAGCTGGTTCAGGAACTGCTGGTCGAGGAGGCGGACGAAGAGCTCGGATGGCAGGAGCGAGCTCTCTGCGCCCAGACCGACCCCGAATCCTTCTTTCCCGAGAAGGGCGGCTCGACCCGCGAGGCCAAGAAGGTCTGCCTCGCCTGCGAAGTCCGCTCCGAATGCCTTGAGTACGCCCTCGCCAACGACGAGCGATTCGGCATCTGGGGCGGCCTGTCCGAACGCGAGCGCCGACGCCTGAAGAAGGCCGCCGTCTGA
- the shc gene encoding squalene--hopene cyclase, which yields MTATTDGGAGADACDAGPGDGVAAGPPGRGHATRPAVRTEPAAAPGPDDRAVREATLRAVRNLLDRQDEAGWWKGDLETNVTMDAEDLLLRQFLGIRDEATTQAAALFIRGEQGADGTWATFHKGPSDLSATIEAYVALRLAGDDPGAPHMARASAWIRGHGGIAGARVFTRIWLALFGWWNWDHLPELPPELLFLPPWVPLNIYDFGCWARQTIVPLTVVSALRPVRPAPFALDELHTDARNPYPVKRLDPLASWGGAFQRMDKALHLYRRFAPRRLREAAMASAGRWIVERQEDDGCWGGIQPPAVYSVIALHLLGYDLGHPVMRAGLESLDRFAVWREDGARMIEACQSPVWDTCLAAIALADAGVRPDHPALVKAADWMLGEEIRRSGDWAVRRPRLAPGGWAFEFHNDTYPDIDDTAEVVLALRRVKHPDPARVEAAIARGVSWNLGMQSKNGAWGAFDADNTSPLPNKLPFCDFGEVIDPPSADVTAHVVEMLAVEGKAGDARTRRGIAWLLAEQEPEGGWFGRWGTNYVYGTGSVVPALTAAGFALSHPAIRRAVGWLESVQNEDGGWGEDQRSYKDPSWAGKGASTASQTAWALMAMLSAGERDGESVRRGIAYLVSTQGEDGGWDEPYFTGTGFPWDFSINYHLYRQVFPVTALGRYLYGEPFGPEGRYPDPGAAQAVQAAEEA from the coding sequence ATGACAGCGACGACCGACGGCGGAGCCGGCGCGGACGCCTGCGACGCCGGACCCGGTGACGGCGTGGCCGCGGGCCCGCCGGGCCGGGGCCACGCCACCCGCCCCGCCGTGCGGACGGAGCCGGCCGCGGCGCCCGGCCCGGACGACCGGGCAGTCCGCGAAGCCACCCTCAGGGCCGTGCGCAACCTCCTCGACCGGCAGGACGAGGCCGGCTGGTGGAAGGGCGACCTGGAGACCAACGTCACCATGGACGCCGAGGACCTGCTGCTGCGCCAGTTCCTCGGGATCCGGGACGAGGCCACCACCCAGGCCGCCGCCCTGTTCATCCGCGGCGAGCAGGGGGCCGACGGCACCTGGGCCACGTTCCACAAGGGCCCCAGCGACCTGTCCGCCACCATCGAGGCCTACGTGGCCCTGCGCCTCGCCGGTGACGACCCGGGCGCCCCGCACATGGCCCGCGCCTCGGCGTGGATCCGCGGCCACGGGGGGATCGCCGGCGCCCGCGTGTTCACCCGCATCTGGCTCGCGCTCTTCGGCTGGTGGAACTGGGACCACCTGCCCGAACTCCCGCCCGAACTGCTCTTCCTGCCGCCCTGGGTGCCGCTGAACATCTACGACTTCGGCTGCTGGGCCCGGCAGACCATCGTCCCCCTCACCGTCGTCTCGGCGCTGCGCCCGGTCCGCCCGGCCCCCTTCGCGCTGGACGAGCTGCACACCGACGCGCGGAACCCGTACCCCGTCAAGCGGCTGGACCCGCTGGCCAGTTGGGGCGGCGCCTTCCAGCGGATGGACAAGGCCCTGCACCTCTACCGCCGGTTCGCGCCGCGCCGGCTGCGCGAGGCGGCCATGGCCAGCGCCGGCCGCTGGATCGTGGAGCGCCAGGAGGACGACGGCTGCTGGGGCGGGATCCAGCCGCCCGCCGTGTACTCCGTGATCGCCCTGCACCTGCTCGGCTACGACCTCGGGCACCCGGTGATGCGGGCCGGACTGGAGTCCCTGGACCGCTTCGCGGTGTGGCGCGAGGACGGCGCCCGCATGATCGAGGCCTGCCAGTCCCCGGTCTGGGACACCTGCCTGGCCGCCATCGCGCTGGCCGACGCGGGCGTGCGCCCCGACCACCCGGCCCTGGTCAAGGCCGCCGACTGGATGCTGGGCGAGGAGATCAGGCGCAGCGGCGACTGGGCCGTGCGCCGGCCCCGACTGGCCCCGGGCGGCTGGGCGTTCGAGTTCCACAACGACACCTACCCGGACATCGACGACACCGCCGAGGTCGTCCTGGCGCTGCGCCGCGTCAAGCACCCCGATCCGGCGCGGGTCGAGGCGGCCATCGCCCGCGGGGTGTCCTGGAACCTCGGCATGCAGTCGAAGAACGGCGCCTGGGGCGCCTTCGACGCCGACAACACCAGCCCGCTGCCCAACAAGCTGCCCTTCTGCGACTTCGGCGAGGTCATCGACCCGCCCTCGGCCGACGTCACCGCCCACGTCGTCGAGATGCTCGCCGTCGAGGGCAAGGCGGGCGACGCGCGGACCCGGCGCGGCATCGCCTGGCTCCTCGCCGAACAGGAGCCGGAGGGCGGCTGGTTCGGCCGCTGGGGCACCAACTACGTCTACGGGACCGGCTCGGTGGTGCCGGCCCTGACGGCCGCCGGCTTCGCCCTCTCGCACCCCGCGATCCGGCGGGCCGTGGGCTGGCTGGAATCCGTACAGAACGAGGACGGCGGGTGGGGCGAGGACCAGCGCTCCTACAAGGACCCGTCCTGGGCCGGGAAGGGCGCCTCGACCGCCTCCCAGACGGCTTGGGCGCTGATGGCCATGCTGTCGGCGGGGGAGCGGGACGGCGAGAGCGTCCGGCGGGGCATCGCGTACCTCGTCTCCACCCAGGGCGAGGACGGCGGCTGGGACGAGCCGTACTTCACCGGGACCGGCTTCCCCTGGGACTTCTCCATCAACTACCACCTGTACCGGCAGGTCTTCCCGGTCACCGCGCTCGGCCGCTACCTGTACGGAGAACCGTTCGGCCCGGAGGGCCGCTACCCGGACCCGGGTGCCGCGCAGGCGGTTCAGGCCGCCGAGGAGGCCTGA